One part of the Oncorhynchus clarkii lewisi isolate Uvic-CL-2024 chromosome 7, UVic_Ocla_1.0, whole genome shotgun sequence genome encodes these proteins:
- the LOC139414143 gene encoding SLIT and NTRK-like protein 1, with amino-acid sequence MLLWIVLLKAALCVAIGNVTRDICKEQICSCNEIEGDLHIDCEKRSFTNLHHLTGPSSQFYHLLLHGNSLSRLFPNEFANFYNAVSLHLENNGLHDIVPGAFLGLQLVKRLHINNNKIRSFRKSTFLGLDDLEYLQADFNLLRDIDPAVFRDLNKLEVLILNDNLISALPINVFQHVPITHLDLRGNRIKTVPYEGVLEQIPGIAEVLLEDNPWDCNCDLVSLKEWLENIPQNALIGRVICEAPTPLQGNDLNETSEMDLCPSMKSGADESLVAPPTQEETSVPGPVPTPYKASGDPGSPTPGNGQKGRSKSHWQLKTKPTSMTGVNGEREQLQIVQNASCPVPCSCKLIGSRQGLGVNCEGKKIESLANLKPKPITAHELNMRDNNVHAIKKNHLNGYSSLNLLDLGGNNIKLIDNSTFQNLTELRWLYMDKNYLDTLIAEMFTGLQNLEYLSLEYNDIQLILAGTFSPLPNLRVLFLNNNLLKALPVDAFLGVSLSKISLHNNYFTYLPVAGVLDQLNSIIQIDLHGNPWDCSCNIVPFKQWTEKLGADVIVSDLKCESPEEFWKRDFRHVRNDLMCPKLYDKVYPTSLSKNSTFTADTGTRSNSYVEPNRVSISVLVPGLLLVFVTSAFTVVGMLVFILRNRKRSKRRDGNSSASEINSLQTVCDSSYWHSGPYHADGGAQRGFDCSAHFSTTNDA; translated from the coding sequence ATGCTGCTTTGGATTGTCTTGCTGAAGGCGGCTCTTTGTGTGGCCATTGGAAATGTTACAAGGGACATTTGTAAGGAGCAGATATGCTCCTGCAATGAGATTGAAGGCGATTTGCACATTGACTGCGAAAAAAGGAGCTTTACTAATCTGCACCATTTGACTGGTCCCAGTTCCCAGTTTTATCACTTGCTATTGCATGGGAATTCTTTATCCAGGCTTTTTCCCAATGAGTTTGCTAACTTTTACAATGCCGTAAGCTTGCATTTGGAAAACAACGGTTTGCATGACATTGTCCCTGGTGCTTTTCTGGGACTGCAACTCGTGAAAAGGCTACACATAAATAATAACAAGATACGGTCATTTAGGAAAAGCACCTTTCTTGGTTTAGATGACTTGGAATATCTTCAGGCTGATTTTAATCTATTGAGAGACATTGACCCGGCCGTGTTCAGGGACTTAAATAAACTTGAAGTGTTAATTCTAAATGATAACCTCATCAGTGCACTACCTATAAATGTGTTTCAACACGTCCCCATCACCCACCTCGACCTGCGAGGGAACCGAATCAAAACGGTGCCTTATGAGGGAGTTCTCGAACAAATACCGGGCATTGCGGAGGTTTTATTGGAGGATAACCCCTGGGactgcaactgcgacctggtttCCCTGAAGGAATGGCTGGAGAATATACCGCAGAACGCGCTTATCGGCCGGGTGATCTGCGAGGCTCCAACGCCACTGCAAGGGAACGACTTGAACGAGACATCGGAGATGGATCTGTGTCCTTCAATGAAAAGTGGTGCTGACGAGAGTTTGGTTGCACCTCCTACCCAAGAGGAGACCTCTGTACCTGGGCCCGTTCCAACGCCTTATAAAGCTAGTGGTGATCCGGGGTCCCCAACCCCAGGGAATGGGCAAAAGGGACGCTCTAAATCGCACTGGCAGTTGAAAACGAAGCCCACATCTATGACAGgtgtgaatggagagagagagcagctgcaGATTGTGCAGAACGCATCATGTCCTGTGCCATGCAGCTGCAAGCTCATTGGATCCAggcaggggttaggggttaactgcGAGGGCAAGAAGATAGAGAGCTTGGCTAACCTAAAACCCAAACCCATCACTGCGCACGAATTAAACATGAGAGATAACAACGTCCATGCTATAAAAAAGAACCATCTCAATGGCTATTCAAGTCTGAATCTCCTTGATTTGGGTGGaaacaacatcaaattgataGACAACAGTACTTTTCAAAATCTCACCGAATTAAGATGGTTGTACATGGATAAGAATTACCTGGATACGCTCATTGCGGAAATGTTCACTGGACTTCAAAATCTGGAATATCTCAGTTTGGAATATAATGACATACAGTTGATACTGGCAGGCACATTCAGCCCTCTGCCTAATCTGCGAGTGCTTTTCCTCAACAATAACTTGCTGAAAGCGCTACCTGTGGATGCTTTCCTTGGAGTGTCTTTATCAAAGATTAGCTTGCATAATAATTATTTCACATATCTCCCTGTCGCAGGGGTCTTAGATCAACTCAATTCGATCATACAAATTGATTTGCATGGGAACCCTTGGGATTGCTCGTGTAATATTGTCCCTTTCAAACAGTGGACGGAGAAACTGGGGGCAGATGTGATCGTTAGTGATCTCAAGTGTGAGTCCCCAGAAGAGTTCTGGAAAAGGGATTTCCGTCACGTCCGAAATGATCTGATGTGTCCCAAGTTGTATGATAAAGtctaccccacctctctctccaaaaACAGCACATTCACCGCAGACACGGGTACGCGCTCGAACTCCTATGTGGAGCCGAACAGGGTATCCATCTCTGTACTAGTCCCTGGGCTACTACTGGTATTTGTCACGTCTGCGTTCACTGTTGTAGGGATGCTTGTCTTCATTTTGCGGAATCGCAAGAGATCAAAGCGGAGGGATGGTAATTCCTCTGCGTCAGAGATCAATTCCTTGCAGACAGTGTGCGACTCGTCTTATTGGCATAGCGGGCCTTACCATGCGGACGGGGGCGCGCAAAGAGGGTTTGACTGTAGCGCCCATTTCTCCACAACAAATGATGCGTAA